The Candidatus Neomarinimicrobiota bacterium genome includes a region encoding these proteins:
- the mazG gene encoding nucleoside triphosphate pyrophosphohydrolase, with protein sequence MNPEDLPLTRTPEISHRLLELLAVLDRLRSPEGCPWDREQTSRSLIPYLLEETYEVIESIENEDHQALMEELGDLLLHVLFQAAIAKEEGWFTLEECVSALSRKLIDRHPHVFGAAQAEGAYHAKQNWEAAKQREKERGSRMDGVPRHLPALTRALRVQEKAAYVGFDWNSVEPVWDKVREELDELRNAHRTDDSDALEEEFGDLLFSLVNLGRFVGISAEEALRRTITKFEYRFRHIEKELRAQGKTPEEATLEEMDAIWNRFRDRKPPA encoded by the coding sequence ATGAATCCTGAAGACCTTCCGCTAACCCGCACGCCGGAAATCAGCCATCGCCTGCTGGAGCTGCTGGCTGTGCTGGACCGGCTCCGATCCCCGGAGGGATGCCCCTGGGACCGGGAGCAGACATCTCGAAGCCTGATCCCCTACTTGCTGGAAGAGACCTACGAGGTGATCGAAAGTATCGAGAACGAAGACCATCAGGCTTTGATGGAGGAACTGGGGGACCTGCTGCTGCATGTGCTGTTCCAGGCTGCCATTGCCAAGGAGGAAGGGTGGTTCACCTTGGAGGAGTGCGTTAGCGCTCTGAGCCGAAAGCTCATCGATCGACACCCGCACGTTTTCGGTGCAGCGCAGGCCGAAGGTGCTTACCATGCCAAGCAGAATTGGGAGGCGGCCAAACAGCGGGAGAAAGAGCGGGGATCGCGTATGGATGGTGTGCCGCGGCACCTGCCGGCACTTACCCGTGCCCTCCGGGTCCAGGAAAAAGCCGCTTATGTCGGGTTTGACTGGAACTCCGTCGAACCAGTGTGGGACAAGGTCCGGGAGGAATTGGACGAGCTGCGCAATGCCCACCGCACCGACGATTCCGATGCCCTTGAGGAGGAGTTCGGCGACTTATTGTTCAGCCTGGTGAACCTGGGTCGCTTTGTCGGTATCAGCGCCGAAGAGGCCCTCCGTCGAACCATCACCAAATTTGAATACCGCTTCCGGCATATTGAAAAGGAACTGCGAGCACAGGGCAAGACACCTGAGGAAGCCACCCTGGAAGAAATGGACGCTATCTGGAACCGCTTTCGCGACCGGAAGCCACCCGCCTAG
- a CDS encoding DUF1883 domain-containing protein, translating to MQYLHYSLNLGSRDVVQVELQSKAYVRLVNDENYEAYRTGENYRYYGGLAERSPANIKPPHKGHWHLCIDLGGKDGDLKATVHIIQEVAPDKKQKKKVR from the coding sequence ATGCAATACCTGCATTACTCCCTTAACCTAGGTAGCCGCGATGTGGTTCAGGTAGAACTTCAATCCAAGGCCTATGTCAGACTGGTTAACGACGAGAACTATGAGGCATACCGCACCGGGGAGAACTATCGCTATTACGGCGGTTTGGCTGAGAGGTCGCCCGCCAACATCAAGCCGCCCCATAAAGGGCACTGGCATCTCTGCATTGATCTGGGCGGCAAAGATGGTGATCTCAAGGCTACCGTACACATCATTCAGGAAGTGGCTCCCGATAAGAAACAGAAGAAAAAAGTACGGTAA
- a CDS encoding ABC transporter ATP-binding protein gives MDDNHIVEIRDLVKRYPVGGGFFTALRDVTMDVAIGEFTGLVGPSGSGKTTLLNIIGGLDAPSEGSVTVLDTPLGGKNHKQLADLRRLGIGFIFQTFNLLPVYTVFENVEFPLLLLGMSSDERKKLVEQALEWVGLTDKIKSRPAQLSGGECQRTAIARAIVKQPKLIIADEPTANLDAENSHNVMGILVNLNRELSTSFMFATHDEKVMGYLTRIIHLVDGRIDQEEHIEKPQYLKAD, from the coding sequence ATGGATGACAATCATATTGTTGAGATTCGTGACCTGGTGAAGCGCTACCCCGTGGGCGGCGGCTTCTTCACCGCCCTGCGTGATGTAACCATGGACGTAGCGATCGGCGAGTTTACCGGGCTGGTGGGACCTTCCGGCTCCGGCAAGACCACCCTGCTGAACATCATCGGCGGCCTGGATGCCCCCTCCGAAGGCTCGGTCACCGTGCTGGACACGCCATTGGGAGGCAAGAACCATAAGCAGCTGGCCGACTTGCGGCGGCTGGGTATCGGCTTCATTTTCCAGACCTTCAACCTGCTGCCGGTCTATACTGTTTTCGAGAACGTGGAGTTCCCACTATTGCTGTTGGGAATGTCCAGCGACGAGCGAAAAAAGCTGGTGGAACAGGCTTTGGAATGGGTGGGGTTGACCGACAAGATCAAATCCCGGCCGGCCCAGCTGAGCGGCGGCGAATGCCAGCGTACTGCTATCGCCCGGGCTATCGTTAAGCAGCCCAAACTGATTATCGCCGACGAACCCACCGCCAACCTGGACGCTGAGAATTCCCACAATGTCATGGGCATCCTGGTCAACCTGAACCGGGAACTGTCCACCTCCTTCATGTTCGCCACCCATGACGAGAAGGTCATGGGCTACCTCACCCGGATCATCCACCTGGTTGACGGTCGGATCGACCAGGAGGAGCACATCGAGAAACCCCAGTATTTAAAGGCCGATTGA
- a CDS encoding ABC transporter permease, with product MLTFRLALKNLIGAGTRTWLNVAVTSLSFVVIVFVSGYYQGFIEYAKNIVIRTEAGGGAYWHPEYDPKDPFTIDDAHGPVPAAIAAQVEAGLAMPVLVIQGAIYPEATGRMMSVLIKGIPPDQAVVDIPSAELSRASEDAIPVLIGTNMARSAQVNMGDRFYIRWRDANGTYDADIGEVTAIMDVENYQIDNGQIWIPLDRLRKLALMPGEATYVATARGTELIEAPADWLTRDITFLIQDVLQAVEADEPYAKFMYAPMLALAAMGIFNSQVLSIFRRRREIGTLMALGMPRGRVIGLFTTEGGLHSLLAIILGAIYGAPLFILTAVKGIPMPYDAAEIGMLFGKRLFPVFPAGLLLGSVILVAGVVTVVSYLPSRRIAKMKPTEALSGRSN from the coding sequence ATGCTGACTTTCCGACTGGCACTGAAGAACCTCATTGGCGCCGGGACCCGCACCTGGCTGAACGTAGCGGTTACGTCACTCAGCTTCGTCGTGATCGTCTTCGTCAGCGGCTATTACCAGGGTTTCATTGAATATGCCAAAAACATAGTGATCCGGACGGAAGCCGGCGGCGGCGCTTACTGGCACCCCGAATACGACCCCAAGGACCCGTTCACTATCGATGACGCCCACGGACCCGTCCCGGCTGCAATTGCAGCCCAGGTGGAAGCCGGCCTCGCCATGCCGGTACTGGTGATCCAGGGCGCTATCTATCCCGAAGCCACCGGTCGAATGATGTCCGTGCTGATCAAGGGTATCCCCCCCGATCAGGCTGTGGTGGATATTCCCAGCGCGGAACTCTCCCGCGCGTCTGAGGACGCCATCCCCGTGCTGATCGGGACCAATATGGCCCGGTCCGCTCAGGTGAATATGGGAGACCGCTTTTATATTCGCTGGCGGGACGCTAATGGCACCTATGATGCCGATATCGGCGAAGTGACAGCCATCATGGATGTGGAAAATTACCAGATCGACAACGGCCAGATCTGGATTCCGCTGGATCGCCTGCGCAAGTTAGCCCTTATGCCGGGAGAAGCCACCTATGTGGCGACGGCCCGGGGCACCGAGCTCATCGAAGCTCCCGCTGATTGGCTCACCAGGGATATCACCTTCCTGATCCAGGATGTTCTACAGGCCGTTGAAGCCGATGAGCCGTACGCTAAATTTATGTATGCCCCCATGCTCGCTCTGGCCGCCATGGGCATTTTCAATTCCCAGGTCCTCTCCATCTTCCGGCGCCGACGGGAGATCGGTACCCTGATGGCCCTGGGCATGCCGCGCGGGCGGGTCATCGGTCTGTTTACTACCGAAGGGGGGCTGCATAGTCTGCTGGCTATAATACTGGGGGCTATCTATGGTGCCCCGCTGTTCATCCTCACCGCTGTCAAAGGCATTCCCATGCCTTATGATGCTGCCGAGATCGGTATGCTGTTCGGCAAACGCCTGTTTCCCGTATTCCCTGCCGGTCTTTTGCTTGGCAGCGTGATCCTCGTCGCCGGGGTTGTCACCGTGGTGAGCTATTTGCCTTCCCGGCGTATTGCTAAAATGAAGCCCACGG
- a CDS encoding HD family phosphohydrolase: MKIKVPSSLARVFRTIPWLRSDRFYRVLIFLGSITVISWLFPIGERFEYRYDLNEITREEIIAPFNFPVLKSLEALEQERETARRLVPYLFRRDPQITTTQLNGLVDLFTRVQRIQRAENKLTRSRQLAYRYRYDARFTQAQQTVERDSIEVVDLRSNFALRFPLDLNAPYWGSFFLGESPEGRNINYNRLQIELARIIRDIFAEGVLDLPKGQLEGISAAVASEGVEGVVEPKFLMDLDEAWAKAKTRFQAQYPVEATIESTVASDLLIYFIRPNLIYDDETTRRRQQGAVDKVPISKGFVLKNERIVDANTRVTPEILEKLNSLATEKAKQLASGGGIQLWLPRIGIVLIITILLAFFFAWLYVYRRSWYENARLIALTSLLFILILGVGKGLLLLGEVFQRRDLFEFFNPDYIVPFTVAAMAFTILFDARTSIIATVSLALLMGFLMGNKADFVLVNLLVGSVAIYAVRQLRRRRQIFTAIIYIVSAYVVGITAVELLKYTDLKTLGYDLGNASINGILSPIIVYGLIGVLEVIFGITTNLTLLELSDFNHPLLRRLSREANGTFSHSIVVGNLAEAAANTIGANSLLCRVGAYYHDIGKLARPEYFIENLFRQENPHDTIAAHLSAKVVISHVKEGLRLAKEYGLPQTVADFIPMHHGTTRVEYFYQKAIQEDSGSEKVSEEAFRYAGPKPNTKETGILMLCEAIEAATKSIRKPTLPRIQQMVDTIINMRMDDRQLDECPLTLEEINRMKGNASAGTGILGVLKGIYHVRIPYPTPDKDAATEEAREKKKLSEAPVVQGTPTE; this comes from the coding sequence ATGAAGATAAAGGTTCCCAGTTCCCTCGCAAGGGTATTTAGAACCATCCCGTGGTTGCGTTCGGATCGCTTCTACCGGGTGCTGATCTTCCTGGGGAGCATTACCGTCATCTCCTGGTTGTTTCCCATTGGTGAGCGGTTCGAGTATCGCTACGACCTGAACGAGATCACCCGGGAGGAGATCATTGCACCCTTTAATTTTCCGGTACTGAAGAGTCTGGAAGCGCTGGAGCAGGAGCGAGAGACAGCCCGTCGCTTGGTGCCCTACCTATTCCGCCGTGATCCTCAGATTACCACGACCCAGCTCAATGGTCTGGTTGACCTATTCACCCGGGTGCAGCGTATCCAGCGGGCCGAAAACAAGCTTACCCGCAGTCGCCAGCTGGCTTATCGCTATCGTTACGATGCCCGTTTTACGCAGGCCCAGCAGACAGTTGAAAGAGATAGCATCGAAGTGGTGGATCTGCGGAGCAACTTCGCCCTGCGGTTTCCGCTTGATCTGAATGCGCCGTATTGGGGCAGCTTCTTCCTGGGCGAATCTCCAGAAGGTCGGAATATTAATTATAATCGGCTCCAGATCGAACTAGCGAGAATCATCCGCGACATCTTCGCCGAAGGCGTTCTCGATTTGCCTAAGGGGCAACTGGAGGGGATCTCGGCGGCCGTGGCCAGCGAAGGGGTGGAGGGGGTGGTGGAGCCGAAGTTCCTCATGGATCTGGACGAGGCGTGGGCCAAAGCTAAAACCAGGTTCCAGGCCCAGTACCCGGTGGAGGCAACCATCGAAAGCACTGTCGCTTCCGACCTGCTAATCTACTTTATACGCCCAAACCTCATCTATGACGATGAAACCACCCGGCGCAGACAGCAAGGGGCGGTGGACAAGGTGCCCATATCGAAGGGCTTCGTCCTGAAGAACGAGCGGATCGTAGATGCCAATACCCGCGTAACACCCGAAATCCTTGAGAAACTGAACTCCCTTGCCACGGAAAAGGCTAAGCAGCTGGCATCCGGTGGTGGAATTCAACTCTGGCTGCCTAGGATAGGTATTGTCTTGATTATCACAATCTTGTTGGCGTTTTTCTTTGCGTGGCTATACGTTTATCGCCGCTCTTGGTATGAAAATGCTCGCTTGATAGCTCTAACAAGTCTCCTGTTTATCCTGATTTTAGGTGTTGGAAAAGGTCTCCTGCTGTTAGGAGAAGTGTTCCAACGACGTGACCTCTTTGAGTTTTTCAATCCTGACTACATTGTTCCTTTTACCGTTGCGGCTATGGCCTTTACGATTTTATTTGATGCCCGCACCAGCATCATCGCCACTGTCTCCCTGGCGCTGCTGATGGGTTTTCTGATGGGCAATAAGGCGGACTTTGTGCTGGTGAACCTGTTGGTAGGGAGCGTGGCTATTTACGCCGTGCGCCAGCTACGCCGCCGCCGCCAGATCTTCACCGCCATCATCTATATCGTTTCTGCCTATGTGGTTGGGATTACAGCTGTTGAGCTCCTCAAATACACCGATCTTAAGACTCTGGGATATGATCTGGGAAATGCTTCTATCAACGGAATCTTATCGCCCATTATAGTGTATGGGCTCATCGGAGTGCTGGAAGTGATCTTCGGCATTACCACCAATCTCACCCTGCTGGAGCTGTCCGATTTCAACCACCCCCTGTTGCGGCGCCTGAGTCGCGAGGCCAACGGGACTTTCAGCCACAGCATTGTCGTGGGTAACCTGGCCGAGGCGGCGGCCAATACCATCGGGGCCAACAGCCTGCTCTGCCGGGTGGGGGCGTATTACCATGACATTGGCAAGTTGGCCCGTCCGGAGTACTTTATTGAGAACCTGTTCCGGCAGGAAAATCCCCACGATACCATAGCCGCCCATTTGAGCGCTAAAGTGGTGATCTCGCATGTCAAGGAGGGGCTGCGCCTGGCTAAGGAATATGGCCTGCCCCAGACAGTGGCTGATTTCATTCCCATGCATCATGGTACCACCCGGGTCGAATATTTTTACCAGAAAGCCATCCAAGAAGATAGCGGCTCCGAGAAAGTCAGTGAAGAGGCCTTCCGCTATGCGGGCCCCAAACCGAACACCAAGGAAACCGGCATTCTCATGCTGTGTGAGGCCATCGAGGCGGCCACCAAGTCCATTCGCAAGCCGACCTTGCCCCGCATCCAGCAAATGGTGGACACTATTATTAACATGCGCATGGATGACAGGCAGCTTGACGAATGCCCGCTGACTCTCGAGGAAATCAACCGCATGAAGGGGAATGCTTCAGCCGGAACGGGGATCCTCGGCGTCCTGAAAGGGATCTATCATGTAAGGATTCCCTATCCAACCCCCGATAAAGACGCGGCCACCGAGGAAGCCAGGGAAAAGAAGAAATTGTCCGAGGCTCCCGTGGTCCAGGGAACCCCTACCGAGTGA
- a CDS encoding hemolysin family protein, producing the protein MSGILINLALFMGLLILSGLLSGAETAFFRLQSRIKDYGEDKAIHTDVLTILQRPRHLLISLLTGNTLVNITIAFLAALLTADLALRLGLNLTLLLIIESIVVTTVVLLFGEITPKLLAIRHTESFARLARGPVKLLVMVLYPLGSLIYGLTHLVTRLLGIKPEKMFTSEEELKDLAEVGYDRGTLAQSETEIIHSIFEFGDTAVHEIMTPRVDILALEARSGPEEALELIRTSQVSKIPIYKETIDDIRGILYAKDILPYLKGPPPDVGLLRLSRPPFFVPESKGVVSLLQDFKDRRTNIAIVVDEFGGTAGLVTLEDVVEEVLGELRDPFDLAEAEIRPVGRDEFLVDAAVALDDLEHQLQYQFPAERDYDTLGGFLFDRFDKIPSVGQWIVEGGRRFTVKTLEGNRIAKVHISARGVHAKDEPNES; encoded by the coding sequence ATGAGCGGCATACTGATCAATTTAGCTCTCTTTATGGGCCTGCTCATTCTCAGCGGGCTGCTTTCCGGCGCGGAGACGGCCTTTTTCCGCCTGCAGAGCCGCATCAAGGATTACGGGGAGGATAAGGCCATTCATACCGATGTCCTGACTATCCTCCAGCGGCCGCGGCACCTGCTCATCTCCCTGCTCACCGGCAACACGTTGGTGAATATCACCATAGCCTTCCTGGCCGCCCTGCTCACTGCCGATCTCGCGCTGCGCCTGGGACTGAACCTGACCCTGCTGCTGATAATCGAGTCCATCGTGGTGACCACCGTAGTGCTGCTCTTCGGTGAGATTACGCCCAAGCTGCTGGCCATCCGGCATACCGAATCGTTTGCCCGGCTGGCCCGGGGTCCGGTAAAGCTGCTGGTGATGGTTCTCTATCCGCTAGGCAGCCTGATTTATGGCCTTACGCATCTAGTGACGCGGCTGCTGGGGATTAAGCCGGAGAAGATGTTCACCTCAGAAGAGGAGTTGAAAGACCTGGCCGAAGTGGGATACGACCGCGGCACCCTGGCCCAGAGCGAGACAGAGATCATCCATTCCATCTTCGAATTCGGTGATACGGCTGTGCACGAGATCATGACCCCCAGGGTAGATATATTGGCTCTGGAGGCCCGCTCAGGTCCCGAAGAAGCCCTTGAGCTGATCCGTACCAGCCAGGTATCGAAGATCCCGATCTACAAAGAGACCATCGACGATATTCGCGGTATCCTGTATGCGAAGGATATTCTCCCCTACCTCAAGGGTCCGCCTCCGGACGTGGGTCTTTTGCGCCTATCACGTCCTCCGTTTTTCGTACCCGAGAGCAAGGGCGTGGTTTCCCTCCTCCAGGATTTCAAAGACCGGCGCACTAATATCGCCATCGTGGTGGATGAATTCGGCGGTACGGCCGGGCTGGTCACGCTGGAAGACGTGGTGGAGGAGGTTCTGGGCGAGCTGCGAGACCCCTTTGACCTGGCGGAGGCGGAGATCAGGCCGGTCGGTCGGGACGAGTTCCTGGTGGATGCAGCCGTGGCCCTGGATGACCTGGAACATCAACTCCAGTACCAATTCCCCGCTGAGCGGGACTACGATACGCTTGGCGGGTTCCTGTTTGATCGCTTTGACAAGATACCGTCTGTCGGGCAGTGGATAGTGGAGGGCGGGCGGCGGTTCACCGTCAAGACCCTGGAGGGCAACCGCATCGCGAAAGTCCATATCAGTGCTCGCGGCGTTCATGCTAAGGATGAGCCCAATGAATCCTGA
- a CDS encoding TetR/AcrR family transcriptional regulator — protein MVRISKDYDVRKQEFLDAAQRLFYEQGYDQTPVEAIIAAVGVSKGTFYHYFKSKEDLLDALAEQVARQELERLRSIVEDRRTGALEKINQYFVGTRNLEKNSEEIAKTVLRVMYKDENILLRHKARVRSMELVVPELGEIIAQGIQEGVFDVPCPERTAEMILMLGGEMKDIYARLFLELDEKPENITLAKQLIDQYEDAITRMLGAPEGSIRFHDQLNLKDFLG, from the coding sequence GTGGTCAGAATCTCAAAAGACTATGACGTAAGAAAACAGGAATTCCTCGACGCCGCCCAGAGGCTCTTCTACGAGCAGGGCTACGACCAGACACCGGTTGAGGCTATCATCGCTGCCGTCGGCGTCTCCAAGGGTACTTTCTACCATTACTTCAAATCCAAGGAAGACCTGTTGGACGCGCTGGCCGAGCAAGTGGCCAGGCAGGAGCTGGAGCGGCTTCGTTCGATCGTCGAGGATCGCCGTACGGGTGCCCTTGAAAAAATCAACCAGTATTTCGTCGGAACGCGCAACTTGGAGAAGAACAGCGAAGAAATCGCCAAAACCGTGCTGCGGGTGATGTATAAGGATGAAAATATCCTTTTGCGCCATAAGGCCCGGGTCCGCAGCATGGAGCTGGTCGTCCCCGAACTGGGCGAGATCATCGCCCAGGGGATTCAGGAAGGGGTCTTCGATGTTCCCTGCCCGGAGCGGACCGCCGAGATGATCCTCATGTTGGGCGGGGAGATGAAAGATATCTACGCCAGGTTATTCCTGGAGCTGGATGAGAAGCCCGAAAACATCACCCTGGCCAAGCAGCTCATCGATCAATATGAAGACGCCATTACCCGTATGTTAGGGGCGCCGGAAGGATCAATCCGGTTTCATGACCAGTTAAATCTGAAGGATTTCCTGGGATGA
- a CDS encoding CsgG/HfaB family protein has product MKARKVVATLLLTVFSFYEIALPFTFLQEKIVIAIVDFQNTSADDTLDYLEKTIPESISTTMAKGGQLEIVERSRLEAALKEMEMGMIGIVDEETAVELGRAVGASAILVGSFVSIGSILRINARLIDVQTSKVIKAESVQGRVGEEIFDLMDQMAVSMEAQLVGAPQAAVVPPTEPEPEQPAPAVIPPAPAPVPKKKSGKGILWLLVLAAGGAAGYYYYTNVLNAPATVTVNVNIEP; this is encoded by the coding sequence ATGAAGGCAAGAAAGGTTGTTGCCACTCTCCTACTAACGGTTTTTTCATTCTATGAGATTGCCTTACCCTTCACGTTCCTCCAGGAGAAGATCGTCATCGCCATCGTGGATTTCCAGAATACCAGTGCTGACGATACCCTCGATTACCTGGAGAAGACGATCCCCGAGTCCATCAGTACTACCATGGCCAAGGGAGGGCAGCTGGAGATCGTGGAGCGCAGCAGGCTGGAAGCCGCCCTGAAGGAGATGGAAATGGGCATGATCGGCATCGTAGACGAGGAGACCGCCGTTGAACTCGGTCGGGCCGTCGGTGCCAGCGCCATCCTGGTCGGCAGTTTCGTCTCAATTGGCTCCATCCTGCGGATCAATGCGCGGCTCATTGATGTCCAGACCAGTAAGGTCATCAAGGCCGAGAGTGTACAGGGAAGGGTTGGCGAAGAGATTTTTGACCTGATGGACCAGATGGCCGTTTCCATGGAAGCGCAGCTGGTAGGTGCACCTCAGGCAGCTGTCGTCCCCCCGACGGAACCTGAGCCTGAGCAGCCCGCCCCGGCCGTCATACCGCCGGCACCGGCGCCTGTTCCGAAGAAAAAGTCCGGCAAAGGGATTCTCTGGTTGCTGGTGCTTGCAGCCGGCGGCGCAGCCGGCTATTACTATTATACCAATGTGCTCAATGCACCGGCTACCGTCACAGTTAACGTTAATATTGAACCTTAG
- the ybeY gene encoding rRNA maturation RNase YbeY, with product MITVHVDTHSGEPPPIPAELVTSLVAAALTANGTDTADIQVVFTSDEHLRQLKLQFLGQDHYTDVIAFQLNEADEPLEGEIYISQERALANSRRYHQPYQRELLRLVVHGSLHLAGYEDDTPEGQANMHALEDHFLAFVPNPPGS from the coding sequence GTGATCACTGTGCATGTCGATACGCACAGCGGGGAGCCTCCGCCTATCCCGGCGGAGCTGGTGACCTCCCTGGTCGCAGCCGCCCTGACCGCCAACGGCACCGATACCGCCGACATACAAGTTGTATTTACCAGTGACGAACATCTACGCCAGCTCAAGCTGCAATTCCTCGGCCAGGATCACTACACGGATGTTATCGCTTTTCAGCTTAATGAGGCCGATGAACCGCTGGAGGGGGAAATCTACATCAGTCAGGAGCGAGCCCTGGCAAACAGCCGACGATACCACCAACCCTACCAGCGGGAGCTGCTGCGACTGGTGGTTCACGGCAGCCTGCATCTGGCGGGTTATGAAGATGACACTCCCGAAGGTCAGGCGAACATGCACGCCCTGGAAGACCATTTTCTGGCCTTCGTTCCCAATCCTCCCGGGTCATGA